The proteins below are encoded in one region of Mya arenaria isolate MELC-2E11 chromosome 15, ASM2691426v1:
- the LOC128219055 gene encoding uncharacterized protein LOC128219055, with protein sequence MGPNECDECCYGCLCSSCGYVFCCTKMQKSTRIKTLWAWLFVSMTTSCLVLGFIVFSPDYPLVAPSDMRPIVNNVDFLFCEVVNVVSPGITFDGYVVSKQNLQRRANETWDQRAALSIDASSFNYFSFYFLSGSEIRLQHCSRLFVTFYFIQGRDNFNFWKQYSDCNDCYLEKIYIQPSGDDCSDMSQASKLGWIIPDDDEYFVIYASSNLDATWINVQFYITRTVYELENAASFCINELECNIVLRQPDDVAVISVNQGNIGLFNHSKLTTKCEPRIWAYLILHGIPVLILGILFSIVIQKCCRNPDQSHDRLDETTSLLYGQISPPEYRYVAQSPPKYEDIVRDIDPPSYTEVLVNSHIDEQNIASTTPTEGSQNNTSIVLNGNNYSQYGSNSLPTGNERRTRSLTVSARNVDTPSAPPGYISPRSWSFLIDNERTSASIVHGAVARTGRQTLTPPVGAGNIQEVSD encoded by the coding sequence ATGGGACCCAACGAATGTGACGAGTGTTGCTATGGCTGCCTCTGCTCCTCTTGCGGATACGTGTTCTGCTGCACGAAGATGCAGAAATCTACGCGTATTAAGACCCTGTGGGCGTGGCTCTTCGTCTCCATGACAACTTCGTGTCTCGTGCTCGGATTTATCGTGTTTTCTCCAGACTATCCTCTCGTGGCGCCTTCAGACATGCGGCCTATCGTGAACAACGTCGACTTTCTGTTTTGTGAAGTTGTCAACGTTGTTTCTCCGGGCATAACGTTTGACGGTTACGTCGTTTCCAAACAGAATCTACAACGTCGAGCAAATGAAACTTGGGACCAGAGGGCTGCGTTATCAATTGACGCTAGTTCgttcaactatttttcattCTACTTTTTATCAGGATCGGAAATACGATTACAGCATTGTTCACGTCTTTTCGTAacgttttatttcattcaaggcCGTGATAACTTTAACTTTTGGAAACAATATAGTGATTGTAATGACTGTTATTTGGAGAAAATTTATATACAACCAAGTGGTGATGACTGTAGTGATATGTCACAAGCTAGTAAACTCGGATGGATAATTCCTGACGACGATGAATATTTCGTTATCTATGCGAGCTCGAACCTGGATGCGACCTGGATAAACGTTCAGTTTTACATTACAAGGACTGTGTATGAACTAGAAAATGCAGCTAGTTTCTGCATAAACGAGCTTGAATGTAACATTGTTCTTCGGCAACCAGATGACGTTGCCGTTATATCCGTAAACCAAGGCAACATCGGTCTGTTTAACCATTCAAAATTGACGACCAAATGTGAACCAAGAATCTGGGCTTATCTGATACTTCACGGAATACCTGTATTAATACTCGGTATTTTATTCAGTATTGTGATACAAAAGTGTTGTCGAAATCCCGACCAGTCACATGACCGGCTGGACGAGACCACGTCACTACTTTACGGTCAAATTTCCCCGCCCGAGTACAGGTACGTGGCACAGTCTCCGCCTAAGTACGAGGATATTGTCAGAGATATCGATCCACCCTCATACACTGAGGTACTGGTTAACAGTCACATAGACGAACAAAACATCGCAAGCACGACGCCAACGGAAGGCAGTCAAAACAATACCTCTATAGTTTTAAATGGAAACAATTATTCGCAATATGGCAGCAATAGTTTACCAACGGGAAACGAGAGAAGAACACGAAGTTTGACGGTATCGGCCCGGAATGTGGACACCCCGAGTGCACCCCCGGGCTACATATCACCCCGGTCCTGGTCATTTCTTATAGACAACGAACGCACTAGTGCAAGCATAGTCCATGGTGCTGTGGCCCGGACAGGGCGCCAAACATTGACGCCGCCAGTTGGTGCTGGAAACATACAAGAGGTGTCCGATTAG